The DNA segment GTTTGCCGGGGGACACTAGATCACGGGCATGTCCTGGACAAAGCTGGTTTTCCCCGCCCCCTTCGGGAGCGGGTCGCCGTGAAGCGTGATTGCATAAAACTGCGGCGAAACGTATAGTCATGCCATCTAGGAGGAGGAGTCCATGGCGGTACGTGCGGCAGTGGCCGGAGCGAGTGGGTACGCGGGCGGGGAACTGCTGCGTCTGCTCCTGGCGCACCCCGAGGTCGAGATAGGGACCCTGACCGGGCACTCGAACGCGGGCCAGCGGCTGGGTGCGCTGCAACCGCACCTGCTGCCCCTCGCCGACCGCGTGCTCCAGGAGACCACCCCCGAGGTCCTCGCCGGGCATGACGTCGTCTTCCTCGCGCTGCCGCACGGTCAGTCCGCCGCCGTCGCCGAGCAACTCGGCCCGGATGTGCTGGTCGTCGACATGGGCGCCGACTTCCGGCTGAAGGACGCGGGCGACTGGGAGACGTTCTACGGCTCCCCGCACGCCGGCACCTGGCCGTACGGCCTTCCCGAGCTGCCGGGCGGCCGCGCCGCCCTGGAGGGGTCCAGGCGCATCGCGGTACCCGGCTGCTACCCGACCGCCGTCTCGCTCGCCCTCTTCCCGGCCTACACCGCAGGCCTCGCCGAACCCGAAGCCGTGATCGTCGCCGCCTCCGGCACGTCCGGCGCGGGCAAGGCGCTCAAGCCCCACCTGCTGGGCAGCGAGGTCATGGGCTCCATGTCGCCGTACGGCGTCGGCGGCGGGCACCGGCACACGCCCGAGATGATCCAGAACCTCAGCGCGGCGGCGGGGGAGCGGGTCTCCGTCTCCTTCACGCCGACCCTCGCCCCGATGCCCCGCGGCATCCTCGCCACATGCACCGCGAAGGCGAAGAACGGGGTGACCGGCGAGTCCGTCCGCGCCGCCTACGACAAGGCCCTCGCTGACGAGCCCTTCGTCCACCTCCTCCCCGAGGGGCAGTGGCCCGCCACGGCGTCCGTCTACGGTTCGAACGCCGTTCAGGTGCAGGTCGCATTCGACGCCGCCGCGAACCGCATCATCGCGATCAGCGCCATCGACAACCTGACCAAGGGCACGGCCGGTG comes from the Streptomyces sp. NBC_00443 genome and includes:
- the argC gene encoding N-acetyl-gamma-glutamyl-phosphate reductase, translated to MAVRAAVAGASGYAGGELLRLLLAHPEVEIGTLTGHSNAGQRLGALQPHLLPLADRVLQETTPEVLAGHDVVFLALPHGQSAAVAEQLGPDVLVVDMGADFRLKDAGDWETFYGSPHAGTWPYGLPELPGGRAALEGSRRIAVPGCYPTAVSLALFPAYTAGLAEPEAVIVAASGTSGAGKALKPHLLGSEVMGSMSPYGVGGGHRHTPEMIQNLSAAAGERVSVSFTPTLAPMPRGILATCTAKAKNGVTGESVRAAYDKALADEPFVHLLPEGQWPATASVYGSNAVQVQVAFDAAANRIIAISAIDNLTKGTAGGAVQSMNIALGFHENTGLSTIGVAP